Sequence from the Thiohalobacter sp. genome:
CCGTTCCATCGGCGAGTTCATCCTCACCCATCCGGACATGAGCATTCCCGCCGATACCCGCGAGTTCGCCATCAACATGTCCAACCAGCGCCACTGGGAGGCCCCGGTCAAGCGCTATGTCGAGGAATGCGTCCAGGGCAAGGAAGGTCCGCGCGGCGAGGACTTCAACATGCGCTGGGTCGCCTCCATGGTGGCCGAGGTGCATCGCATTCTGACCCGTGGCGGCATCTTCATGTACCCGATCGACGAGAAGATCAAGGCCCGGGGGCAGACCGGCAAGCTGCGGCTGATGTACGAGGCCAATCCCATGGGCTTCATCGTCGAGCAGGCCGGCGGCGCCTGCAGCACGGGGCGCGAGCGCATTCTCGAGATCAGGCCCGAGGGCCTGCACCAGCGGGTGCCGGTGATCCTCGGCTCGAAGAACGAGGTCGAGCGCGTGGTGGCCTATCACAGGGAAAGCGACGGCCGGAAGGACGTCGCCTGAGCCACCGACGCCGGTGCGCGTGATGACAACGGGCCGCATCCTTCGGGTGCGGCCCGTTTTTTCTTTCAGGGACGCTCGCCGATGCTCGGAGTTGCCGCTGCCTCGTCGCGTTGTTCGCGGTCGCGGATGATCCAGTAGACGATGCCCAGCGCCACCACCGCGCCCGAGAGGGCGGCAATCTTGCCGGCGGTCAGGGTGGCGGCATCGAGGATGATGAACTTGCGCGACAGCGCCAGCAGCGCGATCAGAATCACGGTGCGTACCTGGATGATGTTGTCGCGGCGCATCGCCACGCGAATGATGGAGTGCTTGAACTCCATCGCGATCAGCAGCGTCATGATCATGCCGAACAGGGTCTGGAAGGCGGCATGGTCGAGCAGGTCCAGCGAGCCGGACAGCACCAGCGAGCCGATCTTGACCACCAGTTGCAGCAGGGCGCCGGCGATGATGAAGGCGATGCAGATGCCCAGGATCAGCGCCACCGTCTGCTCGAAGCGTTCATAGAAGGTCATCACGCCCCAGTAGCGCCGGGTTTCGTCGACTTTAGGATCCTCGATATTCATGGTGATGGTCTCCCGGTGTCCAGATTCAGCTTCGGCCGCGCTGGCGCGGCACGGGACGGTATTCCACGCTGCCCTGGGCGCGCACCGGCTGCGGATACAGGGTCATCAGTTCCATCACCTCCGGCAGCATGTCGGTGCTCACGTTCAGTCCCAGCTCGCGCGCGGTTTCCACCGTGATCGGGTAGTCATGGGTCCAGGTACCGGTGGACATCAGTCGCGCCGTTTCCTTCGCGCGCTCGGCATCCATCGCCGGTACCAGCAGCGACTCGACTGCGGACTGCACCTGCTTCATGGCCTTGCCCGCGACGTCGGCCATGATCAGGGTGCGGTCGTCGATTTCCTCGACGGGCTTCTTGTCCACCACGTTCAGCAGCGAGGCGGCGGGGAATTCTCCGAGCTGCGGATCGACCGGACCCAGTACCGCGTGCGGCGACATCACGATCTCGTCCGCCGCCAGCGCGATCAGGGTG
This genomic interval carries:
- a CDS encoding SDH family Clp fold serine proteinase, with translation RLLESSRQRKISQIEKQRNSRVILMAHRQETMRLLGFPLMRYIDVQDSEEVLRAIDMTDPELPIDLILHTPGGLVLASLQIARAIKQHPGKVTVFVPHYAMSGGTLIALAADEIVMSPHAVLGPVDPQLGEFPAASLLNVVDKKPVEEIDDRTLIMADVAGKAMKQVQSAVESLLVPAMDAERAKETARLMSTGTWTHDYPITVETARELGLNVSTDMLPEVMELMTLYPQPVRAQGSVEYRPVPRQRGRS
- a CDS encoding phosphate-starvation-inducible PsiE family protein → MEDPKVDETRRYWGVMTFYERFEQTVALILGICIAFIIAGALLQLVVKIGSLVLSGSLDLLDHAAFQTLFGMIMTLLIAMEFKHSIIRVAMRRDNIIQVRTVILIALLALSRKFIILDAATLTAGKIAALSGAVVALGIVYWIIRDREQRDEAAATPSIGERP